ACCTGGGGCGCCGCGCCCGGCACCGCCGACGTGTGGTTGGGCGACTCGCTGGGCGAGATGGCGCTGTATTACGGCCTCTCGCACGCAGCCCTGCTGGGCGGCAGCTACGCGCCACTTGGCGGGCAGAACCTGATCGAGGCGGCCGCCTGCGGCTGCCCGGTGGTGACGGGGCCGCACACGTTCAACTTTGCCGAGGCGGCACGGCTGGCTTGCGAAGTGGGGGCGGCGCTGCGGGTGCAGGACATGGCCGAGGGGGTCGCCGTGGCGCAGGCGCTGGTGGGAGATGGGCCGAGGCTGGATGACGCGCAGGGCAGGGCGGTGGCGTTTACCAGCGCGCACCGGGGGGCGGCGTTGGCGACGGCGCTGGCTGTGGCGCAGATGTTACGGGTGCAGGTGGGGGGCTCGGGGGACTTCAGGCTATCAAGTCTGCCGGGCGCGGTAGATTCTCAATGAAAAACCAAAGCAGGCAGTTGGTTATTAGCGGCCCTACAGGGGTTTCCAGCGATCAATTTGGAAACTGCGAAAGTGGGCTACCGGCCAGGAGCAGCCCGTCGTAATGGCTTCCTGGCCGACGGCTTCAGGCTGGAAGGAGTCGTTCTGAGCGCGTATCGCCACTGGGTTCTGTCGATCACTTGCAAACCGAGGCGTAGTGGAACTCCTAAGCACTAGACCAGAGTGAATCCGACTACGTCGAAGTCCGTGACCCGGTTATCAGCACCATCAGCAAATGATCGACGATCTTGATCAGTCGCTCTGACGGTACCGGTGTACCGGTTGGTCCACCGTAATGCGCCAAGAGCGCGATGACCGTATCAGCCAGTACATCGAGCTCGACCTCGGACAGGAGTGCGTAGCCTGCATCCGACGCCCGTGCAGACATCTTGGCCAACTCTGCCCGGATAAAGGTGCTGTAACGCTCGACCAGTGTTCGATAGAGCTCCGGGTTCGACCGCGCCATCTCCATGGTGGCGGTGACAATTTCAGGACGGTCATCGCAGCTGCCTGCTTGATGCACCAAAGCAAGAAGGTCGTCTCGGAGCGAAGTGCCGGGATACCTAGGCGCATTCAATGAGTCCAGCGTTGCAACTGCGTCGGCCACTAGATCAGGCTTTGCCGTCCAACGCCTATATAGCGTTGCCTTCGATACCCCCGCAAGAGCCGCCACGTCCGTCATCGTCAGGCCGTGGTATCCCTTGGCGGCGAGTAGCTCCAATGTGGCGTTAATGATGAGCTCGTCACGGCTGGAGTCTTGATTCCGACCGCGCTCTGCCGGAGGAAGCCGATGCGGGTGGTGTGGTTGGTCGTTCATTTCGGCCCTGCAATTTTTAGGGATTCTAAACTATGCAGTTCCGAAACTATTGCGTTTCGTATATCGTTGGTTTGTTGTCCAGCGCGTCGTTGCGTTGTTAGCACTCAAACCATCCAGACGAAAGGCTTTCCATGTCGAACTCCACTATCCGCCCCATTTTGGTCACCGGTGCCACCGGCAAGCAAGGGTGCGCTGTCGTGCGTGCCTTGTTGCAGGCAGGCCGGCCCGTGCGCGCGATGACGCGCGATACATCCACGGCCGCAGCCCAGGCCCTTGGCGCACAAGGGGTGGTGGTTGTAAAGGGCGACTTCAACGATACGGCCAGCCTGGACGCAGCGCTGGCGGGGGTAGATGGCGTTTTCTCAATGCAGATGGGCTCACATCCAGGCGATCCGGATACGGAAGTTGTCACCGGCAAGGCCTTAATCGAGGCCGCTAAACGCGCAGGGGTAGATACAGTGGTCCACACCTCTGTCGCCCGAGCGGGTGATCAGAAGAACTTCGTAGGCTGGGAAGAAGGCCGCTGGGAGCCGCTGTACTGGAACAACAAGGCGGCTGTAATTGAGATGGTCAAGACACAGGGCTTCCGCCACTGGGTGATCCTGAAGCCGGCCATGATCATGGAGGACATCGTCCCGCCGCAGGCCGATATGCAGTTCGCCTCGCTTCGCCAGCGCGGAAGGTTCGAGACTGCAATCGAAGCCGACACTGCCGTTGACTGGATTGCGGCAGATGACATCGGCGCGTTTGCTGCCGCCGCCTTCGCCGACCCTGCGCGTTTTCACGGCCATGAGATCGACCTGGCAGTGGAGCGTGCCACGCTGCCCGAGGTGGCCGCCAAGATGAGCAATGCCACAGGGAAGCCGGTCTCGGCGATCACGTTATCGGAAGCCGAACTGCTTGACCGCCAGTACGGTGCTCTGGCGACTCAGTCCGAGTCCTGGGTCAACGTTGAGGGCTACAAAGTGGACCTTGATGCTGTGCGCAGTTGGAACGTGCCGCTAACCACACTGGACCAATTTATCGAGAGAAACCGAGACAAGTTCGTGATCGGCTGAGAATTAGTGCACCAGCTAACTTTCAGCCTTATTGGAATGGCCGATCCCTGCCGCTGGGATCGAGCACGGCGACCGGCGGCAATCACTCGAAAGCCGCCTCCTTTGCGCGAGAACTGAGCGGCAGCAACGGGCCCAAAGCGGAAGTTCAAGCGGTTCCAAACCTGACAGCCAACGAATTCCCTAAGGGGGTTCGCGCTTTCAGACGTAGGTCGCCCGAACCCCAGGTTCTGCACTTCGAGCGCAATCCAAAAATCCGGCATAGAAGAACGGAATGCTGTCGCTTGTATCACCAGACAGACGGCCACGGACCTTGTCGAACGTCATCATCGAGACATGGAACTGAGGCTCACCAACGATCAGCACCGGTTGTTTACCCTTTTCGTACCAACCCCACTTGCCACCACACTAGAGAAAGGCCCCTTGGAGGGGCTTTGTTGCACAAACCGAATCGAGCGCGTTATGACCCCAGCCCCAGGCGCACTCATGCCACAGCCGCCACCGCGACGGTTTCAGGCCGTCCAAGCTGGCTGAACCGGTTCAGCAGCGCAACTCGGACATGCAGCTCAACCACCTGACGCTCAAACGTTCGTGCCATGACCCGCTCGCCCAAGCGCTTGAAGCAGTGCATCTTGGTCTCCACCAGGCTGCGCCGGTGGTAGCCGCTCCAGCTCTTCCAGATACGCCAGCCCAGGCGCCTGCAGGCCCGTACGGCTTCGTTACGGCTGGCTGACCCGGGACTGGCCCGTTTCCAGAAACTGGCGTTCTTGCGTGGCGGGATCACGGCCTGTGCACCTCGTCTGGCAATGGTGTCCAGACAGGCCCGCGTGTCATAAGCTCCGTCAGCACTGACACTGACACTGGCGATGGGCTCATCGACCTCAATTTGCGCCAGCAACTGCGGCAGCATGGGCGCATCTCCAATGGCGTTGCTGGTGACCTCGATGGCCCGGATCTCCAGTGTCTGAGCATCGATGCCCAAATGAACCTTACGCCATTCGCGCCGGTATTCGGCCCCGTGCCTTTTGCGCTTGCATTCACCTTCTCCCAGGAACTTAATGCCTGTGCTGTCCACCAGCAGGTGCAGCGGTGAGCTCCTCGGCTGGTAGTTCAGTTGGACTTGCAGATCCTTTTGGCGCCGACAGACCGTGCTGAAGTCAGGGACCGGCCAGTTCACCCCAGCCAGCTTGAGCAGGCTTTGGACCATGCCAAGCGCTTGGCGAAGGGGCTGACCAAACAGGCACTTGATGCTCAGACAGAACTGGATCGCGGCATCCGAGAACGTTTGGTTGCGACCGCGTTTGCCTTTGGGCTCAGCCAGCCACTGCATCCCCCTATCCAGCCACATCGTCAGCGATCCACGGGCCTTCAATGCCGCGTTGTACTGTGCCCAGTTTGTCGTGCGGTAGCGGGTCCGCATCTTCTTGCCTTCACTCATCTGGTCAGACTACCAGCGAGCTGCATCGCTTTGTGCAACAAAGCCGTTTACTTGGACAGCTACAGCAGACTCCATCCTCGAAAAACTCGCCAGACTATGCGGGCGAATTAACGGGACAGGACACTAGCCACATCGTCAACGAGCCTCGCGCTTTCAGCGCCGCGTTGTACGCCTTCCAGTTCGTCGTGCGGTACTTGCTCCGCTGCCTGTTCTTCGTCTCTGTCACGCAGTCAGTCTACGGGCATCAGCATCGCGATTTGTGCAACAAAGCCTCGATGCTCAGACACTGGAGATCCGGGCCATCGAGGTCACCAGCAACGCCATTGGAGATGCGCCCATGCTGCCGCAGTTGCTGGCGCAAATGACCAAGATGCACTGCTTCAAGCGCTTGGGCGAGCGGGTCATGGCACGAACGTTTGAGCGTCAGGTGGTTGAGCTGCATGTCCGAGTTGCGCTGCTGAACCGGTTCAGCCAGCTTGGACGGCCTGAAACCGTCGCGGTGGCGGCTGTGGCATGAGTGCGCCTGGGGCTGGGGTCATAACGCGCTCGATTCGGTTTGTGCAACAAAGCCCGGCCAGCCGCCCCAACTTTGCTACTTTGTATAAGGTGTGGACGCAGAGCCCTGATTGGAGAAGTAAGGGATCAGCATGCGGTTGCCCTCGGCACCCGTCTCCCGCAGGGATTCGACGGAAAACTTCTCTCCGATGCGCCGCAGCTCGTTGCGCAGCTCGGGCTCGGGCGTGTCCACCTTGATGCCCTTGCTCGTCAGCTCCGCCATCGAGACCGTGGATGCCGCTTCGCTGGCCATCCAGCCGCGCTTTTGCGCTTCATCCGCCGCCGCCATCACAGTCTTCCGGTTTGCCTCGGAAAGCGCGGCCCACTTGGCCTTGTTGGCGATCACGATGTTCTTCGGATACCAGCCGCGCACGTTGTAGAAGTACTTGGCCGGTCCCTCCCACAACTTCGAGTCCACCCCGGTCGCGGGCGATGTGAACATGGTGTCCAGCCGCTGGTCCTTGAAAGCCGCGCCGATGGCCTGCGTAGGCACGTCCACGGGCGTGGCGTCCATGAGTTGAGCCAGGCGCACCGTGCTGGGGTTGTAGGTGCGCATCTTCGACCCGCGCAGATCAGCGATGCTTCGCACTGGGCGGGTGGTGAACAAGCCCTGGGCCGGCCAGGGCACGGCGTAAAGGATCACCAGGCCCTGCTTGTCCAAGGCCTCCTGCAGGATGGGGCGCTGCGCATTCCACAGCCGCAAGGCATCGTCGTAGCTGTGGACGATGAAGGGGATGGCATCCGCGCCGGCGATCCGGGTGTCGCTGGCCATGGAACTGAGAAGGACCTCTCCCGCAGCCAGATCTCCGGAGCGGACTTTGCCCACGATCTCGGAGGGACTGGCGGCAATGCCGTCAGTGCGCACTTCGATGACCAGGCCGCCCTTGGACCGGTCATTGACGTTCTGCGCGAATTGGCGCAGGTTCACGCCGTGAAAAAGCTCCTTTGGGTAGCCCGAGGCCAGCGTCCAAGTGTTCTGCGCAGCCTGCGCAGCCACGGGCTGAAGGCTTGCACATGCCGCTACGGTCGCCAGCAATCTCACCGCCAACCGAAGCATCATCTTGGTAGAGACCACTAGTCGAACAGGGAGTTTCATCGCGATCTTTCTTGTATTTTGCACTTGTCTTTTGACTCCATACATCCACGTTGGTCTTGGTCATAGGGCACAAATTGAAATTCCTAGGAACTGTTTTTTCCGCGATACTCCGATACCGCGTTTTCGGTTATTCAACTGCTGTATAGTGTATCGGACTTTATATTTTAAGGAGACATTCATGGGACGCACACCGAATGATGACCGCTCTGACTCGTTGAACCCTAACAACGATGCTTACGATCACGCTAATGACAATCACTCGAATCAACTGAATCCCAACAATGAACGATATCAAGGTGACGGGACTGAGGAGTCTGAGGAAGAAAATTAGCCAGTGCCGCCACTTGAGCAGGCACGCGGTGGGCTGGAGCGGCGTGAGGGAGGCTTTGTTGCACAAATCGCGATGCTGATGCCCGTAGACTGACTGCGTGACAGAGACGAAGAACAGGCAGCGGAGCAAGTACCGCACGACGAACTGGAAGGCGTACAACGCGGCGCTGAAAGCGCGAGGCTCGTTGACGATGTGGCTAGATGAGGGCATGCAGTGGTTTGGCACGCCGA
This region of Acidovorax sp. GBBC 1281 genomic DNA includes:
- a CDS encoding IS5 family transposase; this translates as MSEGKKMRTRYRTTNWAQYNAALKARGSLTMWLDRGMQWLAEPKGKRGRNQTFSDAAIQFCLSIKCLFGQPLRQALGMVQSLLKLAGVNWPVPDFSTVCRRQKDLQVQLNYQPRSSPLHLLVDSTGIKFLGEGECKRKRHGAEYRREWRKVHLGIDAQTLEIRAIEVTSNAIGDAPMLPQLLAQIEVDEPIASVSVSADGAYDTRACLDTIARRGAQAVIPPRKNASFWKRASPGSASRNEAVRACRRLGWRIWKSWSGYHRRSLVETKMHCFKRLGERVMARTFERQVVELHVRVALLNRFSQLGRPETVAVAAVA
- a CDS encoding TetR/AcrR family transcriptional regulator; this translates as MNDQPHHPHRLPPAERGRNQDSSRDELIINATLELLAAKGYHGLTMTDVAALAGVSKATLYRRWTAKPDLVADAVATLDSLNAPRYPGTSLRDDLLALVHQAGSCDDRPEIVTATMEMARSNPELYRTLVERYSTFIRAELAKMSARASDAGYALLSEVELDVLADTVIALLAHYGGPTGTPVPSERLIKIVDHLLMVLITGSRTST
- a CDS encoding TRAP transporter substrate-binding protein: MAAQAAQNTWTLASGYPKELFHGVNLRQFAQNVNDRSKGGLVIEVRTDGIAASPSEIVGKVRSGDLAAGEVLLSSMASDTRIAGADAIPFIVHSYDDALRLWNAQRPILQEALDKQGLVILYAVPWPAQGLFTTRPVRSIADLRGSKMRTYNPSTVRLAQLMDATPVDVPTQAIGAAFKDQRLDTMFTSPATGVDSKLWEGPAKYFYNVRGWYPKNIVIANKAKWAALSEANRKTVMAAADEAQKRGWMASEAASTVSMAELTSKGIKVDTPEPELRNELRRIGEKFSVESLRETGAEGNRMLIPYFSNQGSASTPYTK
- a CDS encoding NmrA family NAD(P)-binding protein — encoded protein: MSNSTIRPILVTGATGKQGCAVVRALLQAGRPVRAMTRDTSTAAAQALGAQGVVVVKGDFNDTASLDAALAGVDGVFSMQMGSHPGDPDTEVVTGKALIEAAKRAGVDTVVHTSVARAGDQKNFVGWEEGRWEPLYWNNKAAVIEMVKTQGFRHWVILKPAMIMEDIVPPQADMQFASLRQRGRFETAIEADTAVDWIAADDIGAFAAAAFADPARFHGHEIDLAVERATLPEVAAKMSNATGKPVSAITLSEAELLDRQYGALATQSESWVNVEGYKVDLDAVRSWNVPLTTLDQFIERNRDKFVIG